The following are encoded in a window of Lawsonia intracellularis PHE/MN1-00 genomic DNA:
- a CDS encoding transglycosylase SLT domain-containing protein: MLKVCCIILLLLCGSKECLGEIPYAAQRHRNVLIRVAREVWGMDAPVALFAAQIHTESLWHENAVSPVGAQGLAQFMPETAAWLPTVAPETGEPLPFNPAWSLRALVTYDLWLWERVDAIYQCDQMAFMLSAYNGGLGWVQKDKRMAKDNGLDPNRYWDCVERINAGRRKSAFQENRKYPKVILHTYQKKYEDAGWGRGVECDYR; encoded by the coding sequence ATGTTAAAAGTATGTTGTATTATTCTATTATTGTTATGTGGCTCCAAAGAGTGTCTTGGAGAAATTCCTTATGCAGCACAGCGTCATCGAAATGTGCTTATTAGGGTAGCTCGTGAAGTTTGGGGAATGGATGCACCTGTTGCGCTCTTTGCAGCTCAGATTCACACTGAATCCTTATGGCATGAAAATGCAGTAAGTCCTGTTGGTGCACAGGGATTAGCTCAGTTTATGCCAGAAACAGCTGCTTGGTTGCCAACTGTTGCTCCAGAAACAGGTGAGCCTCTACCTTTTAATCCTGCATGGAGTTTACGTGCATTGGTTACATATGATCTATGGCTTTGGGAGCGAGTAGATGCCATTTATCAATGTGACCAAATGGCGTTTATGCTCTCAGCATACAATGGCGGACTTGGATGGGTTCAAAAAGATAAACGTATGGCAAAAGATAATGGACTTGATCCAAATCGTTATTGGGATTGTGTTGAACGCATAAATGCAGGTCGTAGAAAATCAGCCTTTCAAGAAAATAGGAAGTATCCAAAAGTTATTCTGCATACCTATCAAAAAAAGTATGAAGATGCAGGATGGGGTAGAGGGGTTGAGTGTGATTATCGGTAA
- a CDS encoding autotransporter outer membrane beta-barrel domain-containing protein, translating to MKIKNKIIFISIVIISMSIMLLILSKYSITKLYSIDSYITKNEYTKLYYFLDKKFFYDAEYVKKQANDNKLLKKMYKGGDDRSILSKKYIALLETHESTFEQDINSQVNSVYMCPLKKNLNETPCSLPTAEIGNKKNDSEENHPTVEQIDDILQETEIEQTNDTLSKASPATNPKFATQKQQVVSILPSKHISLLKKIIKPSQHSSKNRPSSVAKAIIGIPGLPLYAVNLYGQRGDAPSGGDKKPSGTEGNNSSSDDEEKEEKNHSHYDSEINEQDKHTDKGEKSDLVGAVGGTSDNFTNLDGNKSDGSNGFEVLDLPSHNHSEPWQKLIVVDDESSHESHTENSTQKNESDNNAEPKPLKDLYELGEHYPPMFNQPKQDMSMGIIGPGDDLIRPLINFCEPQFQHYKYIHHHHHSHHQHRYHHQQQQHHHHPLHHHYKIGIPLLSPNKNKPGPLMNELPGRHLQTKNPSIDNGGNNNEQQKFDPYKRPSNNSIEDSKKENSHHSNSSKQSSLGLSWEKDFGQSSNRGKNKHLEEQNDGEHSNSSNVSIAPLMSHSSSTGQQNTSVENNQHSNGEQNPPSVGCEHRGPMSTSNHSSSCFVQLNKSGSDFNNESNQPSGPKKEIVQSINSSPESEHTPSNNSSNSSFEKYLHLCYSSVGNEASHSSGESSKNNGNTQEEHTLMPHNNSPPVSQSFYPKNDNESENEASSEYSSSEFSFEKERNFDHFSSENGNSLDGFEVVEHGPGNSAEVSPFKPTVQTGFKGTPSPTRTGLLLPPSSSDDSKSLEGSLKSGGDSNNDESSDWSSSNSFDLTSENKKIFLVQTGGHPHRPPKKNDTKQPHSEPSENPNGEDGGIQQNEPSYGENVLCFTKSSGSNHSHPSHRDHYNEHEQNPPDETEDHSAHHQSQSSLNDKSKSSSKSRSSSIGSNSGSSIILLNGSSSGDSLLEYPGPEDDEGDCLGRECKRKRNSDSNSESDYSCSFERLGNSSASWILRNHGGSHSSTKSNSSSSSSIIILEESSSEHYNNNRDSSYTDSNQGNNFNSYEEDTGHQSEDGGNKSSSSSSIQILSTSNDSIDWPNSRNNSESEYDGVNDGIAWPGSANNSGDEHNSDDGIDWPNPRNNSEPEHDDSDDGIAWPGSANNSEDEHNSDDEIDWPNPRNNSESEHDGSDDGIAWPGSANNSENGDDGSKSDSDSHPEGESNNNDTDGGNRSGNDELSDGYSNSSGSNGENSSLQYRRPVMLGAMPPARATPRRGNPSGANVRQVLSKTPKNLQATQAKRPPISSLDSYRNACKALTQAIHAIAQSSQQAMRSLALATTTGYPDTTKRFRIFGSASTKKPYPKKHQPYAVTVGVIANPFSAINLGVAYTYTQHTTKDFHISNTDALFEGSAAGKLQTNHISLITAWNPEGYGLTGFLEYAYGTGDATLIRKFAYDNLAFTAKGKTRTHTDGGTARIGYRFKVTETIAVTPYGELAAVRARWNNYSENKGKFPANISSTKELVREERLGIETRWQIVDNCQIYAWGAYISSKKKNGVGIEALLTIDDHTENMTVSKYSRKQSMGEIGAAIAIKPTEHFGISFNTSIRTKSNSKVGLDSQYIGTSIWYAF from the coding sequence ATGAAAATAAAAAATAAAATTATTTTTATTTCTATAGTTATTATTAGTATGTCAATTATGTTACTTATATTGAGTAAATACAGCATTACTAAATTATATAGTATAGATAGCTATATAACAAAAAATGAATATACTAAGTTATATTATTTTTTAGATAAAAAATTTTTTTATGATGCAGAATATGTAAAAAAACAGGCTAACGATAATAAGCTATTAAAAAAAATGTATAAAGGTGGAGATGATAGGTCTATACTCTCTAAAAAATATATTGCATTACTTGAGACACATGAATCAACCTTCGAGCAAGATATAAACTCACAGGTTAATTCAGTATACATGTGCCCACTGAAGAAAAATTTAAATGAAACACCTTGTAGTTTACCCACAGCAGAAATAGGCAACAAAAAAAACGATTCTGAAGAGAATCATCCTACAGTAGAACAAATAGATGATATATTACAAGAAACAGAAATAGAACAAACAAATGATACATTATCCAAGGCATCACCTGCTACAAATCCAAAATTTGCTACACAAAAACAACAAGTAGTAAGCATATTACCTTCAAAACATATCTCACTATTAAAAAAAATTATAAAACCATCACAGCATTCATCTAAAAATCGTCCTTCTTCTGTTGCAAAGGCTATAATAGGTATCCCTGGCCTACCTTTATATGCAGTAAATCTATATGGGCAAAGAGGAGATGCACCATCAGGAGGTGATAAAAAACCATCTGGAACTGAAGGAAACAATAGTTCCTCTGATGATGAAGAAAAAGAAGAAAAAAATCATTCTCATTATGACTCTGAGATAAATGAACAGGATAAACATACAGATAAAGGGGAAAAATCAGATTTAGTTGGAGCTGTGGGAGGTACATCTGATAATTTTACAAATCTAGATGGTAATAAAAGTGATGGCTCTAATGGCTTTGAAGTTCTTGATCTCCCTTCTCATAACCATTCTGAACCATGGCAAAAACTTATTGTTGTTGACGATGAATCATCACATGAATCACATACTGAAAACAGTACACAAAAAAATGAAAGTGATAACAATGCGGAACCTAAGCCACTTAAAGATCTGTATGAACTTGGAGAGCACTATCCCCCTATGTTTAACCAACCAAAACAAGATATGAGTATGGGGATTATAGGACCTGGAGATGACCTTATACGTCCATTAATAAATTTTTGTGAGCCACAGTTTCAACATTATAAGTATATACATCATCACCACCATAGTCATCACCAACATCGTTACCACCACCAACAACAACAACATCATCATCATCCACTACATCATCATTATAAAATAGGAATCCCTCTATTATCACCTAACAAAAATAAGCCTGGTCCACTTATGAATGAACTACCAGGAAGACATCTTCAAACAAAAAATCCCTCTATAGATAATGGTGGCAATAATAATGAACAACAAAAATTTGATCCATACAAAAGGCCATCTAACAATTCTATTGAAGACTCCAAAAAAGAAAACAGTCACCACTCTAATTCATCAAAACAATCATCACTTGGCCTTTCATGGGAAAAAGACTTTGGACAATCAAGTAATAGAGGAAAAAATAAGCACTTAGAAGAACAAAATGATGGAGAACATAGTAATAGTAGTAATGTTAGTATTGCACCATTGATGTCACATTCATCATCAACTGGACAACAAAATACATCTGTTGAAAATAATCAACATTCAAATGGTGAGCAAAATCCTCCATCAGTAGGATGTGAACATAGAGGACCAATGTCAACCTCAAACCATTCGTCTAGCTGTTTTGTGCAATTAAACAAAAGTGGATCTGACTTTAATAACGAATCTAATCAGCCATCTGGTCCAAAAAAAGAAATAGTACAAAGTATAAATTCATCACCTGAATCTGAACATACTCCATCTAATAACTCGTCAAATTCTAGCTTCGAAAAATACTTACACCTTTGTTATAGTAGTGTAGGAAATGAAGCCTCTCATAGTAGTGGTGAGTCATCTAAAAATAATGGAAACACGCAAGAAGAACACACTTTAATGCCCCATAATAACAGTCCCCCAGTATCACAATCCTTTTATCCTAAAAATGATAATGAATCAGAAAATGAAGCTAGTAGTGAATACAGTAGTAGTGAGTTTAGTTTTGAAAAAGAAAGAAATTTTGATCACTTTTCATCAGAAAATGGAAATTCTTTAGATGGTTTTGAAGTTGTTGAACATGGTCCTGGGAATAGCGCAGAAGTGTCACCATTTAAACCAACTGTACAAACTGGATTCAAAGGAACTCCTAGTCCTACAAGAACTGGACTACTTTTGCCTCCTTCATCAAGTGATGACAGTAAATCTTTAGAAGGCTCACTAAAAAGTGGTGGTGACAGTAATAATGATGAATCATCTGACTGGAGCTCTTCTAACAGTTTTGACCTAACTTCAGAAAATAAAAAGATATTTCTTGTACAAACCGGAGGTCATCCTCACCGTCCTCCAAAAAAAAACGATACAAAACAACCTCACTCTGAACCCTCAGAAAATCCAAATGGTGAAGATGGTGGCATTCAGCAAAATGAACCCTCCTATGGAGAAAACGTCTTATGTTTTACTAAAAGTAGTGGATCTAACCATTCACATCCATCACATAGAGATCACTACAATGAGCATGAACAAAATCCTCCAGATGAAACTGAAGATCATTCAGCCCATCATCAATCGCAATCTTCTTTAAATGATAAAAGTAAATCTTCTTCAAAATCTCGTTCATCAAGCATTGGAAGTAATAGTGGTAGTAGTATTATTCTTCTTAATGGCAGTAGTTCTGGTGACAGTTTACTTGAATATCCTGGACCAGAGGATGATGAAGGTGACTGTTTAGGTCGTGAATGTAAACGTAAACGTAATAGTGACAGTAATAGTGAATCTGATTACAGTTGTAGCTTTGAAAGGCTAGGAAATAGTTCAGCTAGTTGGATACTACGAAATCATGGTGGAAGCCACTCTAGCACAAAAAGCAATTCTAGTTCAAGTAGTTCTATTATAATTCTAGAAGAAAGTAGCAGTGAACATTATAATAATAATAGAGACAGTTCATATACTGATTCTAATCAAGGTAATAACTTCAACAGCTATGAAGAAGATACTGGTCATCAATCTGAAGATGGAGGAAACAAATCATCCTCTTCTAGCAGCATACAAATTCTCTCTACAAGTAATGATAGTATAGATTGGCCTAATTCTAGGAATAACTCTGAGTCTGAATACGATGGTGTCAATGATGGGATAGCTTGGCCTGGATCTGCTAATAATTCTGGAGATGAACATAATAGTGATGATGGGATAGACTGGCCTAATCCTAGGAATAACTCTGAGCCTGAACACGATGACAGCGATGATGGGATAGCTTGGCCTGGGTCTGCTAATAATTCTGAAGATGAACATAATAGTGATGATGAGATAGACTGGCCTAATCCTAGGAATAACTCTGAGTCTGAACACGATGGTAGCGATGATGGGATAGCTTGGCCTGGGTCTGCTAATAATTCTGAAAATGGTGATGATGGAAGCAAATCTGATTCAGACAGTCATCCAGAAGGTGAATCTAATAACAATGATACTGATGGTGGTAATCGTAGTGGTAATGACGAGTTATCTGATGGTTACTCAAATTCTAGTGGCTCAAATGGGGAGAACAGTTCTCTACAGTATAGACGTCCTGTAATGTTAGGAGCTATGCCCCCAGCACGAGCTACACCAAGAAGAGGAAACCCTTCAGGAGCTAACGTAAGGCAAGTTCTATCTAAAACACCTAAAAATCTACAAGCGACCCAGGCCAAACGTCCGCCAATATCTAGTTTAGATAGTTATCGCAATGCATGTAAAGCACTTACTCAAGCTATTCATGCTATTGCACAAAGTTCTCAACAAGCTATGCGTTCACTAGCTCTTGCTACAACGACTGGGTATCCAGATACAACAAAACGTTTTCGTATTTTTGGTTCAGCAAGCACAAAAAAACCTTATCCTAAAAAACATCAACCTTATGCTGTGACTGTTGGTGTTATTGCAAATCCTTTCTCAGCAATTAATCTTGGAGTGGCATATACCTATACGCAACATACAACTAAAGATTTCCATATTTCCAACACTGACGCACTTTTTGAAGGTTCTGCAGCAGGGAAATTACAAACAAATCACATCTCACTCATTACAGCTTGGAATCCTGAAGGATATGGCTTAACAGGCTTTTTAGAATATGCATATGGTACTGGAGATGCTACACTTATTCGTAAATTTGCATATGATAATCTTGCATTCACTGCAAAAGGGAAAACACGTACACATACTGATGGAGGAACAGCAAGAATTGGATATAGATTTAAAGTAACAGAAACTATTGCTGTCACACCATATGGAGAACTTGCAGCTGTTCGTGCTCGATGGAATAACTACTCAGAAAATAAAGGGAAATTCCCAGCTAACATAAGTAGTACAAAAGAACTTGTACGTGAGGAACGCCTAGGAATAGAAACTCGATGGCAAATAGTAGATAACTGTCAAATTTATGCTTGGGGAGCATATATTTCTAGTAAAAAGAAAAATGGTGTAGGAATTGAAGCCCTTCTTACAATTGATGATCATACTGAAAATATGACTGTTTCAAAATATTCAAGAAAGCAGTCCATGGGTGAAATTGGGGCAGCTATTGCAATCAAACCTACTGAACATTTTGGTATAAGTTTTAATACAAGTATACGAACAAAATCAAATTCAAAAGTCGGCTTAGACTCACAATATATAGGCACAAGTATATGGTATGCATTTTAG
- a CDS encoding glycosyltransferase, whose protein sequence is MHLLFVTHDIDSGGAARSLSILVQQLVKRHKISIITFISPEPEKPTALLYQQLGVSLYLFPWGWLPVSFIGCEPNIEHHQELCSRQRKYLPEVKHIGETADVICFNSYAPTSLAPYFPGKRKVLIAREIIDTSDYHNYKKCTSMLKQYINFAIAIGPQESSQLQSMGIPHSIVYNSSSHIPYFEPFSSFPPTRFGMFAQFIPTKGLDILLLAYADQAVILKERNVHLHLFGINLNMPSKSTQAISDFIQSYKLTDFIHLEGWVNNVEQHMAAMHCMIRPDRTGSPWGRDIIEAMSIGRPTIASGEEDVFVKNGRTGYLFPPKNVKILGKILALLSEEPTVLEIMGKNAFEFAKDHFNPEINSTHIEHILLEEI, encoded by the coding sequence ATGCATCTACTTTTTGTCACGCATGATATTGATAGTGGAGGAGCTGCAAGAAGTTTATCTATATTAGTACAACAGCTTGTAAAACGACATAAAATCAGTATCATAACATTTATTTCACCTGAACCAGAAAAACCAACAGCTTTGTTATATCAACAGCTAGGAGTATCTTTATATCTTTTCCCATGGGGATGGCTTCCAGTTTCTTTTATTGGATGTGAACCCAATATTGAACATCATCAAGAACTATGCAGTAGACAACGTAAGTATCTCCCAGAGGTAAAACATATTGGAGAAACAGCAGACGTTATTTGTTTTAATAGTTATGCACCAACAAGTTTAGCTCCTTACTTTCCTGGAAAGCGAAAAGTCCTTATTGCTAGGGAAATAATTGATACGTCAGACTATCATAATTATAAAAAATGTACCTCTATGCTAAAGCAATATATTAATTTTGCTATTGCTATAGGGCCACAAGAGTCTAGTCAATTACAATCAATGGGTATCCCTCACTCTATTGTTTATAATAGCAGTTCACATATACCATATTTTGAACCTTTTTCTTCATTTCCTCCTACCCGTTTTGGAATGTTTGCTCAATTTATCCCTACAAAAGGACTTGATATCCTACTTTTAGCTTATGCTGACCAAGCCGTTATATTAAAAGAACGAAATGTACATTTGCATCTTTTTGGCATTAATTTAAATATGCCATCAAAGAGTACCCAAGCTATCAGTGATTTTATTCAATCTTATAAACTTACAGACTTCATTCATCTTGAGGGATGGGTTAATAATGTAGAACAGCATATGGCAGCTATGCACTGCATGATACGACCTGATCGAACAGGTTCACCTTGGGGAAGAGATATCATTGAAGCTATGTCTATAGGTAGACCTACAATCGCATCTGGAGAAGAAGATGTTTTTGTAAAGAATGGTAGAACAGGTTATCTCTTTCCACCAAAGAACGTTAAAATCCTTGGCAAAATACTTGCACTTCTTTCAGAAGAACCTACTGTCTTAGAAATAATGGGTAAAAATGCATTTGAATTTGCAAAAGATCATTTTAATCCAGAAATAAATAGCACACACATTGAACATATTCTTTTAGAGGAAATATAG
- a CDS encoding autotransporter outer membrane beta-barrel domain-containing protein, with the protein MYKNKVFLQNKVIHRWDTITNSFTVGILLCFFCMYTQQVACAEDPDLYAEPEDLMTEELLAQHALAAAAIVQGNQNENPEVEQEEFSLLEDLLVALPNLDSTLDDSLASGGHPTSSGEDVGEGASGGIFSQEEGATGGSHLLGLLWDDYEKGPSQEWPEHVQTTTNEVTSLLQKSLESLNNVHQSTVRNRTLSRMSVAAGNIWLTTVISSLQTELSDLMATSRPLRGIFIQKRLVEIQEQKVNQEKLLEELHEVLEEHPQAQRVIQAQEIFLQHLAKLLEKLEALLEIIEPSDSSVEQGRPPGSPPPPGGGAIGFSFPIQTRFLLSYNIQGEISSLQGMQCLLSDTSEQVSTILRMLVLRSKSFNAPAAYPKKRAKQIYKNKSYLSLQNNSKSSLSSTTYRSQLPLLKSFYVSTQWDSYTSNLEYTLRAANVGFLVTPTDMLNVGLTYQHNKHISKEYYGMQKGWSFGAAKAITSTDSLAAVVAWNTGAVGFTGYLSGCCGWGNMKNTRMVTHAGIKTYSKGSPKITLHGGLIRLGYNFQIVDGMLLTPYVESMFVSSGWSPYEEITGLFPAKISGNNEKVVEKVMGLSHSWAITDNMHVQTWVVRSIKKHRMKELRSQVGISRQYTLSIPKRHNQYIRSEVGLSYENKLLETFSIRLDSLWRFDQKNKCKEQQTGFFFQYSV; encoded by the coding sequence ATGTATAAAAATAAGGTTTTTTTACAAAATAAAGTCATACATAGATGGGATACTATTACTAATTCTTTTACTGTAGGGATACTATTATGTTTTTTTTGTATGTATACTCAACAGGTAGCATGTGCTGAGGATCCAGATCTATATGCAGAGCCAGAAGATTTAATGACAGAAGAGCTATTAGCACAACATGCCTTGGCAGCAGCAGCTATTGTTCAAGGGAATCAAAATGAAAATCCAGAAGTAGAGCAAGAAGAGTTTTCATTACTAGAAGATTTATTAGTTGCATTACCTAATTTAGATAGTACTTTAGATGATAGCCTAGCTTCTGGAGGACATCCAACCAGTTCTGGAGAGGATGTTGGTGAAGGAGCTTCAGGAGGGATTTTTTCTCAAGAAGAAGGGGCAACTGGTGGCTCTCACTTACTAGGTCTACTATGGGACGATTATGAAAAAGGGCCAAGTCAAGAGTGGCCAGAACATGTGCAAACAACAACAAATGAGGTAACATCTTTATTACAAAAGTCATTAGAAAGTTTAAATAATGTACATCAGTCAACAGTGAGAAATAGAACCTTATCTAGAATGAGTGTAGCTGCTGGAAATATTTGGCTTACAACAGTGATAAGTTCATTGCAAACGGAACTTTCTGACCTTATGGCAACATCTCGTCCTTTAAGGGGAATATTTATACAGAAAAGACTAGTTGAAATTCAGGAGCAAAAAGTTAATCAAGAAAAATTATTAGAAGAGCTACATGAAGTATTAGAAGAACATCCACAAGCACAGAGAGTTATTCAAGCACAAGAGATATTTTTACAACATTTAGCTAAGCTACTAGAGAAATTAGAAGCATTACTTGAAATAATTGAACCTAGTGATTCATCTGTGGAGCAAGGTAGGCCTCCTGGAAGCCCACCACCACCTGGAGGTGGTGCTATAGGATTTAGCTTTCCCATACAGACAAGATTTTTACTAAGTTATAACATTCAAGGGGAAATATCTTCGCTGCAAGGGATGCAATGTCTTTTGTCAGATACATCTGAGCAAGTTTCTACTATATTAAGGATGCTTGTCTTAAGATCGAAATCGTTTAATGCTCCAGCTGCATATCCTAAGAAAAGAGCAAAACAAATCTATAAGAATAAAAGTTATTTGTCATTGCAAAATAACTCTAAAAGTAGTCTTTCTTCAACGACATATAGAAGTCAATTACCATTATTAAAGTCATTTTATGTAAGTACACAATGGGATAGTTATACATCAAACTTAGAATATACATTACGAGCAGCTAATGTCGGATTTTTAGTAACTCCTACAGATATGCTTAATGTTGGTCTTACATATCAACATAACAAACATATTTCAAAAGAGTATTATGGGATGCAAAAAGGTTGGTCTTTTGGTGCAGCTAAAGCAATAACCAGTACAGATAGTCTTGCAGCTGTTGTTGCTTGGAATACAGGGGCTGTAGGATTCACTGGATATCTTTCAGGATGTTGTGGCTGGGGAAATATGAAAAATACAAGAATGGTTACTCATGCTGGAATTAAAACATATTCTAAAGGGAGTCCAAAAATTACATTACATGGTGGACTTATTCGACTTGGGTACAATTTTCAAATAGTAGATGGAATGTTACTTACGCCATATGTTGAAAGTATGTTTGTGTCATCAGGATGGAGTCCTTATGAAGAGATAACTGGCTTATTCCCTGCAAAAATAAGTGGTAATAACGAAAAAGTAGTAGAAAAGGTTATGGGACTAAGCCATTCTTGGGCTATTACTGATAATATGCATGTCCAAACATGGGTAGTAAGAAGCATAAAAAAACACAGAATGAAAGAATTACGCTCTCAAGTAGGTATTAGTCGTCAATATACCTTATCTATTCCTAAAAGACATAATCAGTATATTCGGAGTGAGGTTGGATTATCCTATGAAAATAAGTTATTAGAAACATTTTCTATACGTTTAGATAGCCTATGGCGCTTTGATCAAAAGAATAAATGTAAAGAACAGCAAACAGGTTTTTTCTTTCAATATAGTGTGTAG
- a CDS encoding autotransporter outer membrane beta-barrel domain-containing protein, with the protein MSMQLELSALEYVEQQYIQQQEQELIQQQLLQQLMSLYGQLGDLENQAMSLKVQQQQLSEQYRTLLHIPIVEQSAETIEQALSITHQQEQLEEQVNSTQSQIEVLQEQILQTLYQLGMIAPPGGNAGQEEDGFNIQGPGGAGGIATFTHGYGYLDQFRSLQGLQYVLFDTSSHVSHALRDIVSKIQMSSNFSKVNTIYLPQDLRRHKKFHRNTKVVEKKEKLHYFLYPITFSCNLFTSLEEYNIYLDKQHSTQVGIVVNPIPNVTMGFSYNYKDLSNKYKIVETDTSINKVNTKSNITKFLATVAWNTDGQGFTGFFSSCYGWGHIKTIRSFNPSGTSFKGNSEATIYGALVRLGYNVRIVEDILLTPYVEGVMSIVERKPYEEQRGYLLSKINNNKEVQLERGIGITSFWKCTYNSALQTWLGFGLNTCKINKLTSRLSYGPFYLCSLSVPSVRKTSFWKEIGMSYDIQLSDRTHINISGNHRLEADKQPGNSSIRMHLQYNF; encoded by the coding sequence ATGTCAATGCAACTAGAGTTAAGTGCTTTAGAATATGTAGAGCAACAATACATACAACAACAAGAACAAGAATTAATTCAACAACAGCTATTACAACAATTAATGTCTTTATATGGACAATTAGGAGATTTGGAAAATCAAGCTATGAGTTTAAAAGTTCAACAACAACAGTTAAGTGAACAATATAGAACTCTTTTACATATTCCTATAGTTGAACAATCAGCTGAAACTATAGAGCAAGCTCTTAGTATTACACACCAGCAAGAACAACTAGAAGAACAAGTAAATAGTACACAAAGTCAAATAGAAGTGCTGCAAGAGCAAATACTTCAAACTTTGTATCAACTAGGGATGATAGCACCACCAGGAGGCAATGCAGGTCAAGAAGAGGATGGTTTTAATATACAAGGCCCAGGAGGAGCAGGTGGGATAGCTACTTTTACTCATGGTTATGGATATTTAGACCAGTTTAGATCATTACAAGGATTACAGTATGTCCTTTTTGATACATCATCTCATGTATCACATGCATTAAGAGACATAGTTTCAAAGATTCAAATGAGTTCTAATTTTTCAAAGGTAAACACTATATATTTACCTCAAGATTTGAGGAGACATAAAAAGTTTCATAGAAATACAAAAGTTGTAGAAAAAAAAGAAAAGCTACACTATTTTTTATATCCAATAACTTTTTCCTGTAACCTATTTACTTCATTAGAAGAGTACAATATATATTTAGATAAACAACATAGTACACAAGTTGGAATAGTTGTAAATCCAATACCAAATGTAACTATGGGTTTTTCATATAATTATAAAGATTTATCTAATAAGTACAAGATAGTAGAGACAGATACATCTATTAATAAAGTAAATACAAAATCTAATATTACAAAATTTTTAGCTACTGTAGCTTGGAATACGGATGGACAAGGTTTTACAGGATTTTTTTCTAGTTGTTATGGTTGGGGTCATATAAAAACAATACGTTCTTTTAATCCTTCAGGAACTTCTTTTAAAGGTAACTCTGAAGCTACAATCTATGGTGCATTAGTACGATTAGGTTATAATGTTAGAATAGTGGAAGACATACTACTTACTCCTTATGTGGAAGGTGTAATGAGTATTGTTGAAAGAAAACCCTATGAAGAACAGAGAGGATATTTATTATCTAAGATAAACAACAATAAGGAAGTGCAGCTAGAAAGAGGAATAGGAATTACTTCTTTTTGGAAATGTACATACAATTCAGCTTTACAGACATGGCTTGGTTTTGGCTTGAATACTTGCAAGATAAACAAGCTGACGTCTAGACTGTCATATGGCCCTTTTTATCTTTGTTCCTTGTCTGTTCCAAGCGTTAGAAAAACATCCTTTTGGAAAGAAATAGGAATGTCTTATGATATACAACTCTCAGACAGAACACATATCAATATTAGTGGGAATCATCGGTTGGAAGCAGATAAACAACCTGGGAACAGTAGTATAAGAATGCACCTTCAATATAACTTTTGA